In Anthonomus grandis grandis chromosome 5, icAntGran1.3, whole genome shotgun sequence, the following are encoded in one genomic region:
- the LOC126736474 gene encoding glutamate--cysteine ligase regulatory subunit, with the protein MNSLGINYGEKLIFSTGNIMSINDIIKKPSQSSTQELIEAINFTLKENFKNGDSGEQHLKVISRVDDTRQKIQENGVDALKIGLKVFLTNDNEENLKDALNTALSQQLDVSNVSDVIVSFKKQTTDDLDAIKKIWRHLESYVEKKVVGEIGIADVEESTFRSLYNWAKVKPNIIQINLATCCVVPPTLQAFCKENDLKLFTHSDSSDILPSQSITDIFEKPLDLQWAVRYTIHIKCRGVLITKGYCLCFSLK; encoded by the exons atgaaTTCGTTGGGGATAAACTATGGAGAAAAGCTCATTTTTAGTACTGGCAATATTATGTCCATAAATGACATTATCAAGAAACCAAGTCAGAGCTCTACACAAGAG CTTATAGAGGCAATTAACTTCACCCTaaaggaaaactttaaaaatggaGACTCAGGCGAGCAACACCTTAAAGTTATATCAAGGGTTGATGATACACGGCAGAAGATTCAAGAGAATGGAGTTGATGCTcttaaaattggtttaaaagtATTTCTTACTAATGACAATGAAGAGAATTTAAAAGATGCATTGAACACAG CTTTAAGTCAACAGCTAGATGTTTCCAATGTATCTGATGTaatagtttcatttaaaaaacaaaccacAGATGATCTTgatgctattaaaaaaatttggcgACACCTAGAATCTTATGTAGAAAAAAAGGTAGTTGGGGAAATAGGAATTGCTGATGTTGAAGAAAGCACTTTTCG ATCTCTTTACAATTGGGCAAAGGTAAAGccaaatataatacaaataaatttagcAACATGTTGTGTGGTACCGCCAACTTTACAAGCGTTTTGCAAAGAAAATGATTTGAAACTTTTTACACATAGTGATTCAAGTG acatctTGCCGTCACAATCGATTACAGATATATTTGAGAAACCTTTGGATTTGCAATGGGCTGTGAGATACACAATTCATATTAAATGTAGGGGCGTATTAATCACTAAAGGGTATTGTctttgttttagtttaaaataa